The following proteins come from a genomic window of Yinghuangia sp. ASG 101:
- a CDS encoding YdcF family protein encodes MRWRASLAVAGTGVLVWGEWLNRRWSRALVVAGTGGSEAVVVLGYRNPQATANAVNRWRVRAGIRSIAADRAHATRVIFSGGTPGGGTAEARVMADYAKSVLAFDGPVLLEDRSTTTWENITNVIPLLEDADRIKIVSQPAHALKARAYLRRQRPDLAERLVRAADYRPGELTVLKPLLALYGLRTLRRLTPDERKSSPRRRKAGFLALTAA; translated from the coding sequence ATGCGGTGGAGGGCGAGTTTGGCGGTGGCCGGGACCGGGGTTCTGGTGTGGGGCGAATGGTTGAACCGGCGTTGGTCGCGTGCGCTCGTCGTGGCCGGTACGGGTGGTTCCGAGGCCGTGGTGGTGTTGGGGTATCGGAATCCCCAGGCGACGGCGAACGCGGTCAATCGGTGGCGCGTTCGTGCCGGGATCCGCTCCATCGCCGCCGACCGTGCCCACGCGACCCGCGTGATCTTCAGCGGCGGCACGCCCGGCGGCGGGACCGCGGAGGCCCGGGTGATGGCCGACTACGCGAAATCGGTCCTGGCGTTCGACGGCCCGGTGCTTCTCGAAGACCGGAGCACGACGACGTGGGAGAACATCACGAACGTGATCCCGCTGCTGGAGGACGCGGACCGCATCAAGATCGTCTCCCAGCCGGCCCACGCGCTCAAGGCCCGCGCCTACCTGCGGCGGCAGCGCCCCGACCTCGCCGAGAGACTGGTGCGCGCGGCCGATTACCGCCCCGGCGAATTGACGGTCCTGAAGCCGCTTCTGGCGTTGTACGGGCTTCGCACCCTGCGGCGTCTCACGCCCGATGAAAGGAAATCCTCGCCGCGTCGGAGAAAAGCGGGATTCCTCGCCCTCACAGCCGCGTAA
- a CDS encoding multicopper oxidase family protein — protein sequence MDSLSRRSLLRVGAGALAAWAAAPAAASAAGGVLPPGRGGLPRRDEMPVRTVSLTATPGPVDLGGRTVTTWSYDGRVPGPLIRVGVGEPLAVVVANNLPDPTTVHWHGLCVPNAQDGVPGVTQSAIAAADVFSYRFTPSSPGTYWLHPHVGLQQDRGLYAALIVDDPDEPLAYDAEWLVVLDDWIDGTGATPDDVLGELTRGSHDSGGAGGHSRAVEGDDGGAEASHVLPRDATSPLLGGPAGHVAYPVHLANGRTPDAPETFAATPGARVRIRLVNAGSDTAYRVAVGGHRMTVVHADGHPVRPVDTDALLLGMGERYDVLVTLGSGVFPLVAVAEGKAGAALALVRTGAGTAPDATVRPAELDGERVGYESLGPPAGAAPEEREPDRVIRMAMTGNGSAFDWGINGRRYDPAEHYPVAEGERVRLEFVNRTRMWHPMHVHGHTFSAGSPAGPRKDTVIVLPGRTVTADFDADNPGLWMVHCHNVYHSETGMMTTVAYEGRSAPVSP from the coding sequence ATGGACTCCCTCTCCCGCAGGTCTCTGCTTCGTGTCGGTGCCGGTGCTCTCGCCGCGTGGGCTGCCGCGCCCGCCGCGGCCTCCGCAGCGGGCGGCGTTCTGCCGCCGGGGCGTGGCGGGCTCCCCCGGCGCGACGAAATGCCGGTGCGCACGGTGTCGTTGACCGCGACGCCGGGTCCGGTCGATCTCGGCGGTCGCACGGTCACGACGTGGTCGTACGACGGCCGTGTCCCCGGTCCGCTCATCCGCGTGGGCGTGGGCGAACCGCTCGCGGTGGTGGTGGCCAACAACCTGCCCGACCCCACCACGGTGCACTGGCACGGGCTTTGCGTCCCGAACGCGCAGGACGGGGTGCCCGGTGTGACGCAGAGCGCGATCGCCGCGGCCGATGTCTTCTCGTACCGCTTCACGCCCTCCTCCCCCGGCACCTACTGGCTGCACCCGCACGTGGGTCTGCAGCAGGACCGGGGCCTGTACGCGGCGCTGATCGTCGACGACCCGGACGAGCCGCTGGCGTACGACGCCGAATGGCTCGTGGTGCTGGACGACTGGATCGACGGCACGGGCGCGACGCCGGACGACGTGCTCGGTGAACTCACGCGCGGTTCCCACGACTCGGGGGGCGCGGGCGGGCACAGCCGGGCGGTCGAGGGCGACGACGGGGGCGCGGAGGCCTCGCACGTGCTGCCGCGCGACGCGACGAGTCCGCTGCTGGGCGGCCCGGCGGGCCACGTCGCCTATCCGGTCCACCTGGCGAACGGCCGTACGCCCGACGCCCCGGAGACGTTCGCTGCGACGCCGGGCGCGCGCGTCCGCATCCGGCTCGTCAACGCGGGCAGCGACACCGCGTACCGCGTCGCGGTCGGCGGGCACCGGATGACGGTCGTCCACGCCGACGGTCATCCGGTGCGGCCCGTGGACACGGACGCGCTGCTGCTCGGCATGGGCGAGCGCTACGACGTCCTGGTCACGCTCGGTTCCGGGGTGTTCCCGCTGGTCGCGGTCGCCGAGGGAAAGGCGGGCGCGGCGCTGGCCCTCGTCCGGACCGGCGCGGGCACGGCTCCCGACGCGACCGTGCGGCCCGCCGAACTGGACGGGGAGCGTGTCGGGTACGAGTCGCTGGGGCCGCCGGCCGGCGCGGCGCCCGAGGAGCGGGAGCCGGACCGCGTCATCCGCATGGCGATGACCGGCAACGGGAGCGCGTTCGACTGGGGTATCAACGGGCGCCGCTACGACCCGGCGGAGCACTACCCGGTGGCCGAGGGAGAGCGCGTGCGCCTGGAGTTCGTGAACCGGACGCGCATGTGGCACCCGATGCACGTGCACGGCCACACCTTCTCGGCCGGGAGCCCCGCCGGGCCGCGCAAGGACACCGTGATCGTGCTGCCCGGCCGGACCGTGACCGCCGACTTCGACGCGGACAACCCCGGGCTGTGG
- a CDS encoding type I polyketide synthase, protein METEPLAVVGVGCTLPGSVHNLDEARAVFEEGRDCIREIPHDRWDVDEFYDPDPLAAGRTYVRHGGFVDDVDRFDAGFFGISDMEAAYMDPQQRLLLQTVWHALEHAGQNPDELAGTNTGVFLALMGHDYATLKVEGGLQAITAYEAMSDANSVSAGRIAHFLGLQGPCVSVDTACSGSLVAVHLARQSILTGECDAAIVAGANAILAPNVHISFAKLGLFSRGGRCRTFDEGADGYVRSEGCVAALLKRQSLAEADGDPILASIVGTAVNHTGRSKTLTAPDGRSQQRVIRTALAAAGVDPAQVGYVEAHGTGTPVGDPIEMDAIAGTYGAARAPGQTLYVSSGKSNVGHIEAGAGLLGVVRAALSLDRETIYPSIHLDRLNPRIDLDGVPIEIPADPVDWPRADTPRLAGVNSFGYSGTNAHAVLREAPPRTDHPRSAPRADELLVLSAKTPESLRELAGRWADLLSRTGRQAVPQAVFTAASGRASLRHRLAVTGGGGRELANALRQWQTGRAPASVSGGQAPRKTPKVAFVFSGQGTQYPGMARELHAHEPVFAAAIDRCARAVDEDLGVPLHDVLFEEDPARDVHDTRFAQPALFAVEYALAALLRSWGVEPAAVTGHSIGEVVAACVGGLLTLDDAARFSVLRGRLMGELPREGRMLAVTADQETVRGWLADREGSAAIAAVNGPRSVVVSGTADAVDEIAALAEKARVDTAWLRTSHAFHSHLMDPVLPALHERAAAFRPGGSAESARVPVISGITGRPLTGDEGPGYWTDQARRAVHFHDAVRTAVASGCTVVVEIGPHPALVRHVAEAFGAEGVTALPTLDRDRRDVRHLLTTAGALFTSGAPVDLPRLYQGPHYRRTSAAPQYPFRKDRYWWTEEPRSAPATPAPAKTSSAAPPRVVDPAPEPVAAAPVVPAPASQPASEPSAHVHEEQLAAAAPWSDHRIHGATVFPAAGHIELAVRVHAETGGGTGPVELAGVRFTRPLVLARGRTCVARVTLPRTGAEGPDGARHFAIGGGADGDPWARAAEHCHGTIKPATAPAATGSRPEALRARTPTPVAPAKLYGRLRDDGLEHGYHFATVRELWVAAPDRGEALARITAVPDGAPAESHSHRSAVMLDGCLQLAAALFLAGGADLPPGGYLPVGIGRMVLSGPLPDRIWAHLRRRPRDAHAAFAVDLRVTDDEGRVVAEIENAEYRNSAALSGGTDDARPAAHDARRRIGGSRRELLDLLAPLSHEERRKAVTEWVVQEVQATLGRASAELGFEADAIDSSRALLEIGLDSLRVTDLQRRIQEKLEFRFRAMEALDYQTIEDLADFLLDRVLALEPADRAPAGVPASATA, encoded by the coding sequence TTGGAGACAGAACCCCTTGCCGTCGTCGGGGTCGGCTGCACGCTCCCCGGGAGCGTGCACAACCTGGACGAGGCGCGCGCCGTCTTCGAGGAAGGCCGCGACTGCATCCGGGAGATCCCCCACGACCGTTGGGACGTCGACGAGTTCTACGATCCGGATCCGCTCGCGGCCGGCCGGACGTACGTCCGGCACGGCGGCTTCGTGGACGACGTCGACCGGTTCGACGCGGGGTTCTTCGGGATCTCGGACATGGAAGCCGCCTACATGGACCCGCAGCAGCGCCTGCTGCTCCAGACCGTGTGGCACGCCCTGGAGCACGCCGGGCAGAACCCCGACGAACTCGCCGGGACCAACACCGGCGTCTTCCTCGCGCTGATGGGCCACGACTACGCCACCCTCAAGGTCGAGGGCGGCCTCCAGGCCATCACCGCGTACGAGGCGATGAGCGACGCCAACAGCGTCAGCGCGGGCCGGATCGCGCACTTCCTCGGCCTCCAGGGGCCCTGTGTCAGCGTGGACACGGCCTGCTCCGGATCGCTGGTCGCCGTCCACCTGGCCCGGCAGTCCATCCTGACCGGCGAGTGCGATGCCGCCATCGTCGCCGGGGCCAACGCCATCCTGGCCCCCAACGTGCACATCTCGTTCGCCAAGCTGGGCCTGTTCTCCCGCGGCGGGCGCTGCCGCACCTTCGACGAGGGCGCCGACGGCTACGTACGCAGCGAGGGATGCGTGGCGGCGCTGCTGAAACGCCAGTCCCTCGCCGAGGCGGACGGCGACCCGATCCTGGCGAGCATCGTCGGCACCGCGGTCAACCACACGGGCCGGTCCAAGACCCTCACCGCGCCCGACGGCCGCAGCCAGCAGCGCGTGATCCGGACCGCGCTGGCCGCCGCGGGCGTCGACCCGGCACAGGTCGGCTATGTCGAGGCACACGGCACCGGCACACCGGTCGGCGACCCGATCGAGATGGACGCCATCGCCGGGACCTACGGCGCCGCGCGCGCCCCCGGGCAGACGCTGTACGTCAGTTCCGGGAAGAGCAACGTCGGCCACATCGAGGCGGGCGCCGGACTCCTCGGCGTGGTCAGGGCCGCGCTGTCCCTGGACCGGGAGACCATCTACCCCAGCATCCACCTGGACCGGCTGAACCCGAGGATCGACCTGGACGGCGTCCCGATCGAGATCCCGGCGGACCCGGTGGACTGGCCCCGCGCGGACACCCCCCGGCTCGCCGGCGTCAACTCCTTCGGCTACAGCGGCACCAACGCCCACGCCGTACTCCGCGAGGCACCGCCGCGGACCGACCACCCGCGGAGCGCGCCACGCGCCGACGAACTGCTGGTGCTGTCCGCGAAAACACCCGAGAGCCTGCGGGAACTGGCCGGACGCTGGGCCGACCTGCTCTCCCGCACCGGCCGACAGGCCGTCCCGCAGGCCGTGTTCACCGCCGCCTCCGGACGCGCCTCGCTGCGCCACCGACTCGCCGTGACCGGGGGCGGCGGCCGGGAACTGGCCAACGCCCTGCGCCAGTGGCAGACCGGCCGCGCCCCCGCGTCGGTATCCGGCGGACAGGCCCCCCGAAAGACCCCCAAGGTCGCGTTCGTCTTCTCCGGACAGGGCACCCAGTACCCCGGCATGGCCCGCGAACTCCACGCACACGAACCGGTGTTCGCCGCCGCGATCGACCGCTGCGCACGAGCCGTGGACGAGGACCTGGGCGTCCCGCTGCACGACGTGCTCTTCGAGGAGGACCCGGCACGGGACGTCCACGACACCCGCTTCGCGCAACCGGCGCTGTTCGCCGTCGAGTACGCCCTCGCCGCGCTGCTGCGCTCCTGGGGCGTCGAGCCGGCCGCCGTCACCGGGCACAGCATCGGCGAGGTCGTGGCCGCCTGCGTCGGGGGACTGCTGACGCTGGACGACGCCGCCCGCTTCAGCGTGCTGCGCGGCCGACTCATGGGCGAACTGCCCCGCGAGGGAAGGATGCTGGCGGTCACCGCCGACCAGGAGACGGTCCGGGGCTGGCTGGCCGACCGGGAGGGCTCGGCCGCGATCGCCGCCGTCAACGGTCCGCGGAGCGTCGTCGTCTCCGGAACGGCCGACGCGGTCGACGAGATCGCGGCACTGGCCGAGAAGGCCCGGGTGGACACCGCGTGGCTGCGCACCTCCCACGCCTTCCACTCGCACCTGATGGACCCGGTCCTGCCCGCACTCCACGAACGCGCCGCCGCGTTCCGGCCGGGCGGCTCGGCCGAGTCCGCGCGCGTGCCCGTGATCTCCGGCATCACCGGCCGCCCGCTGACCGGCGACGAAGGGCCCGGGTACTGGACGGACCAGGCGCGCCGGGCCGTGCACTTCCACGACGCCGTGCGCACGGCCGTCGCGTCGGGCTGCACCGTCGTCGTCGAGATCGGACCGCACCCGGCGCTGGTCCGGCACGTCGCCGAGGCGTTCGGGGCGGAGGGCGTGACCGCGCTGCCCACCCTCGACAGGGACCGGCGCGACGTCCGGCACCTGCTCACCACGGCGGGCGCGCTGTTCACGTCCGGCGCCCCCGTCGACCTCCCGCGGCTCTACCAGGGCCCGCACTACCGGCGGACCTCCGCGGCGCCGCAGTACCCCTTCCGCAAGGACCGGTATTGGTGGACCGAGGAGCCGCGGAGCGCCCCCGCGACCCCGGCACCCGCGAAAACGTCCTCCGCCGCCCCACCCCGAGTCGTCGACCCGGCCCCGGAACCGGTGGCCGCCGCACCCGTCGTCCCCGCACCCGCGTCCCAGCCCGCGTCCGAGCCGTCGGCCCACGTCCACGAGGAACAACTGGCCGCCGCCGCGCCGTGGTCCGACCACCGCATCCACGGGGCCACCGTCTTCCCGGCCGCGGGCCACATCGAGCTGGCCGTCCGCGTCCACGCGGAGACGGGCGGCGGAACCGGCCCGGTGGAACTGGCCGGCGTCCGCTTCACCCGCCCGCTCGTCCTCGCCCGCGGCAGGACATGCGTCGCCCGGGTCACCCTGCCCCGTACGGGAGCCGAAGGGCCGGACGGTGCCCGCCACTTCGCGATCGGCGGCGGCGCCGACGGTGACCCGTGGGCCCGCGCGGCCGAGCACTGCCACGGCACCATCAAGCCCGCCACGGCGCCCGCCGCGACCGGGTCGCGGCCCGAGGCGCTGCGCGCGCGGACGCCCACGCCGGTCGCCCCCGCCAAGCTGTACGGCCGGCTGCGCGACGACGGCCTGGAGCACGGCTACCACTTCGCCACCGTCCGCGAACTGTGGGTCGCGGCACCCGACCGGGGCGAGGCCCTCGCCCGCATCACCGCCGTCCCCGACGGCGCGCCCGCCGAAAGCCACTCCCACCGCTCGGCCGTGATGCTCGACGGCTGCCTCCAACTGGCCGCGGCCCTCTTCCTCGCCGGCGGCGCCGACCTGCCGCCGGGCGGCTACCTCCCGGTCGGGATCGGTCGGATGGTGCTGTCCGGGCCGCTGCCCGACCGGATCTGGGCACACCTTCGGCGGCGTCCCCGCGACGCGCACGCCGCGTTCGCCGTCGACCTGCGGGTCACGGACGACGAAGGGCGCGTCGTCGCCGAGATCGAGAACGCCGAATACCGGAACTCCGCTGCCCTGTCCGGCGGAACGGACGACGCACGGCCCGCCGCACACGACGCCCGCCGGCGGATCGGAGGGTCCCGCCGCGAACTGCTGGACCTGCTCGCGCCCCTCTCCCACGAGGAGCGGCGCAAGGCGGTCACCGAGTGGGTCGTCCAGGAGGTGCAGGCGACCCTCGGCCGGGCCTCGGCCGAACTCGGCTTCGAAGCGGACGCGATCGACTCCTCGCGCGCACTGCTGGAGATCGGCCTCGACTCGCTGCGCGTCACCGACCTGCAGCGCCGCATCCAGGAAAAGCTCGAATTCCGCTTCAGGGCGATGGAAGCCCTCGACTACCAGACCATCGAGGACCTGGCCGACTTCCTGCTCGACCGCGTACTGGCCCTCGAACCGGCGGACCGGGCGCCCGCGGGCGTGCCCGCTTCGGCGACCGCGTGA
- a CDS encoding helix-turn-helix transcriptional regulator, translating into MLRRDGKESPQNGRARPDHNRARLRAPGDAACAPARPTGGPGCRDHEIRAHPAPRTTALGSVTTHQIGFPAADSGPRLLEAEPGQLALVLSTLGAIRVARAGRELVVRDEAVALCDTDTRLPLAIGPGPGSQAAEAVVMVFPGAAVPTVLPDTGEPRHEVCDAAGPGALLRRFLVEAAARAPGLRPPEAARFGDAALHLAAAVLEWHFADLDRTGGPTRHHELMTRVRGFIDRNLADPDLTPSLVASAHHISVRQLQRLFKVEGSTPSDWIRQRRLDNCRRELCDGALRSVPISEIGLRNGFALPSDFSRVFRARYGVPPGRFRDERLHRDAPG; encoded by the coding sequence ATGCTCAGGCGAGATGGCAAAGAATCACCGCAGAACGGCCGCGCCCGGCCGGACCACAATCGGGCGCGCCTCCGGGCGCCCGGCGACGCCGCGTGCGCTCCGGCGCGGCCCACGGGCGGACCGGGCTGCCGGGACCACGAGATCCGCGCCCATCCGGCCCCGCGCACCACCGCGCTGGGCAGCGTCACGACGCACCAGATCGGCTTCCCCGCGGCGGACTCCGGCCCGCGGCTGCTGGAGGCCGAGCCCGGACAACTGGCCCTCGTCCTGAGCACGCTCGGCGCGATCAGAGTCGCCCGAGCCGGACGCGAACTCGTCGTCCGGGACGAGGCGGTGGCACTGTGCGACACCGACACCCGGCTCCCGCTGGCCATCGGCCCGGGACCGGGAAGCCAGGCCGCCGAAGCCGTCGTCATGGTCTTCCCCGGCGCGGCCGTGCCCACGGTTCTGCCCGACACCGGCGAACCGCGCCACGAGGTCTGCGACGCCGCGGGCCCGGGCGCGCTGCTCCGCCGGTTCCTCGTCGAAGCCGCCGCCCGCGCGCCGGGGTTGCGCCCACCGGAAGCGGCCCGATTCGGCGACGCCGCCCTGCACCTGGCCGCGGCCGTACTCGAATGGCACTTCGCCGACCTGGACCGAACGGGCGGCCCGACGCGGCACCATGAGCTGATGACGCGCGTCCGCGGATTCATCGACCGCAACCTCGCCGACCCCGACCTCACCCCGAGCCTCGTCGCGTCCGCACACCACATCTCGGTCCGCCAACTGCAGCGGCTCTTCAAGGTCGAGGGCAGCACACCGTCGGACTGGATCCGGCAGCGGAGGCTCGACAACTGCCGGCGCGAACTCTGCGACGGCGCCTTGCGATCCGTGCCGATCAGCGAGATCGGGCTGCGCAACGGCTTCGCGCTGCCGTCCGACTTCAGCCGCGTGTTCCGCGCCAGGTACGGCGTCCCGCCGGGCAGGTTCCGCGACGAGCGGCTGCATCGGGACGCTCCCGGCTAA
- a CDS encoding glycosyltransferase 87 family protein — MSDPSPRRTGAVRLPFPARRRPRSRAGADDLPFAVPRIWTVVAAVSLLAYLALAASRPGQMWWLGDLRVYRAGGSAAWDGGRDLYELSVGAARLPFTYTPWAALGFGPLAWMPLGAAETLGVVLNLVLLYVAAHLSWGLAGVTSPGTRRAASAVTAAALLWTEPVQETLRFGQINLLVMCLVLYDFSRPAGDRRTGVGIGIAAGIKLTPAFFGLYLLATGRARAAFTALGTFAATVAIGLVFLPEASRRYWGEMLFLDTSRVGPLEWPGNQSLRGALARVMGDPDPSVAVWLPLTAAVGVVGVVSAVLLRRRAMAPGTDERTRRQGELAGLSVTALTGLLIAPISWSHHWVWIVPGAVLLAGAAHRVHASRWRRSALLAGAGAVPAVMLAIPGERVELPKNIPTGIIWNVPYRSGRELDLAFPDLLLSNAYVILGLTLLLLSAATATPTRR; from the coding sequence ATGTCCGACCCGTCCCCTCGGCGGACCGGCGCCGTCCGGCTCCCGTTCCCCGCCCGACGTCGGCCCCGCAGCCGCGCCGGCGCCGACGACCTCCCGTTCGCCGTCCCGCGCATATGGACGGTGGTCGCGGCGGTCTCGTTGCTCGCGTACCTCGCCTTGGCGGCGTCCCGTCCCGGCCAGATGTGGTGGCTGGGCGATCTGCGCGTCTACCGGGCCGGGGGATCGGCCGCGTGGGACGGAGGACGCGACCTCTACGAGCTGTCGGTCGGCGCCGCCCGGCTTCCCTTCACGTACACCCCCTGGGCGGCGCTGGGCTTCGGCCCGCTCGCGTGGATGCCGCTGGGCGCCGCCGAAACCCTGGGCGTCGTGCTCAACCTCGTACTGCTCTACGTCGCCGCGCACCTGTCGTGGGGGCTGGCCGGCGTCACGTCGCCGGGCACCCGACGCGCGGCGTCCGCGGTGACCGCCGCGGCGCTGCTGTGGACGGAACCGGTCCAGGAGACCCTGCGGTTCGGCCAGATCAACCTCCTGGTCATGTGCCTGGTCCTGTACGACTTCTCCCGGCCCGCGGGCGACCGCCGGACCGGTGTGGGCATCGGCATCGCCGCCGGGATCAAGCTCACCCCGGCGTTCTTCGGCCTGTACCTGCTCGCGACCGGGCGCGCCCGCGCCGCGTTCACCGCGCTGGGGACGTTCGCGGCGACGGTCGCGATCGGGCTGGTGTTCCTCCCGGAGGCGTCCCGCCGCTACTGGGGGGAGATGCTGTTCCTCGACACCTCGCGCGTCGGGCCGCTGGAGTGGCCCGGCAACCAGTCGCTGCGCGGCGCGCTCGCGCGGGTGATGGGGGATCCGGACCCGTCCGTCGCCGTGTGGTTGCCGCTCACCGCGGCCGTCGGTGTCGTCGGCGTCGTGTCCGCGGTCTTGCTCCGGCGCCGCGCGATGGCCCCCGGCACCGACGAACGCACCCGCCGCCAGGGCGAGTTGGCCGGGCTGAGCGTCACCGCGCTGACCGGCCTGCTGATCGCGCCTATATCGTGGTCGCACCACTGGGTGTGGATCGTCCCCGGCGCCGTGCTCCTGGCCGGTGCCGCCCACCGCGTACACGCCTCCCGGTGGCGGCGCTCCGCACTCCTCGCCGGAGCCGGTGCGGTGCCCGCCGTGATGCTCGCGATCCCGGGCGAGCGCGTCGAACTGCCCAAGAACATCCCGACCGGCATCATCTGGAACGTCCCCTACCGCTCCGGCCGCGAACTCGACCTGGCCTTCCCCGACTTGCTGCTGTCCAACGCCTACGTCATCCTCGGCCTCACCCTCCTCCTGCTCTCCGCGGCCACAGCCACACCCACCCGGCGGTGA